A stretch of the Mycobacteroides immunogenum genome encodes the following:
- the rpsA gene encoding 30S ribosomal protein S1, protein MPSPTVTSPQVAVNDIGSAEDFLAAIDKTIKYFNDGDIVEGTIVKVDRDEVLLDIGYKTEGVIPSRELSIKHDVDPNEVVSVGDEVEALVLTKEDKEGRLILSKKRAQYERAWGTIEELKEKDEAVKGTVIEVVKGGLILDIGLRGFLPASLVEMRRVRDLQPYIGKEIEAKIIELDRNRNNVVLSRRAWLEQTQSEVRSEFLNQLTKGAIRKGVVSSIVNFGAFVDLGGVDGLVHVSELSWKHIDHPSEVVQVGDEVTVEVLDVDMDRERVSLSLKATQEDPWRHFARTHAIGQIVPGKVTKLVPFGAFVRVEEGIEGLVHISELSERHVEVPDQVVGVGDDAMVKVIDIDLERRRISLSLKQANEDYTEEFDPSKYGMADSYDEAGNYIFPEGFDAETNEWLEGFDKQREEWEARYAEAERRHKMHTVQMEKSAAAAEAEAAAASTSSSSRSDDSGSQGGSLANDEQLAALREKLAGNA, encoded by the coding sequence ATGCCAAGTCCCACCGTGACCTCGCCGCAAGTAGCCGTCAACGACATCGGCTCGGCCGAGGATTTTCTCGCCGCTATCGACAAGACGATCAAGTACTTCAACGATGGCGACATCGTCGAAGGGACCATCGTCAAGGTCGACCGCGACGAAGTTCTTCTTGACATCGGTTACAAGACCGAAGGTGTCATCCCGTCCCGCGAACTCTCGATCAAGCACGATGTCGACCCCAACGAGGTCGTTTCCGTGGGCGACGAGGTCGAGGCCCTGGTTCTCACCAAGGAAGACAAAGAAGGCCGCCTGATCCTGTCCAAGAAGCGCGCTCAGTACGAGCGGGCGTGGGGCACGATCGAGGAGCTCAAGGAGAAGGACGAGGCCGTCAAGGGCACCGTCATCGAGGTCGTCAAGGGCGGCCTGATCCTGGACATCGGTCTGCGCGGCTTCCTGCCCGCGTCGCTGGTCGAGATGCGTCGCGTCCGCGATCTGCAGCCGTACATCGGCAAGGAGATCGAAGCCAAGATCATCGAGCTCGACCGGAACCGCAACAATGTGGTGCTCTCGCGTCGCGCGTGGCTCGAGCAGACTCAAAGCGAAGTTCGCTCTGAGTTCCTCAACCAGCTCACCAAGGGCGCCATCCGCAAGGGTGTCGTGTCCTCGATCGTCAACTTCGGCGCCTTCGTCGATCTCGGAGGGGTTGACGGCCTGGTTCACGTGTCCGAGCTGTCCTGGAAGCACATCGACCACCCGTCCGAGGTTGTTCAGGTGGGCGACGAGGTCACCGTCGAGGTTCTCGACGTCGACATGGACCGCGAGCGGGTTTCGTTGTCGCTCAAGGCAACCCAGGAAGATCCGTGGCGTCACTTCGCGCGCACGCACGCCATCGGCCAGATCGTGCCCGGCAAGGTCACGAAGCTCGTTCCGTTCGGTGCGTTCGTCCGCGTCGAGGAAGGCATCGAGGGCCTGGTGCACATCTCCGAGCTCTCGGAGCGCCACGTCGAGGTGCCGGACCAGGTTGTGGGTGTCGGCGACGACGCGATGGTCAAGGTCATCGACATCGACCTGGAGCGTCGCCGGATCTCGCTGAGCCTCAAGCAGGCCAACGAGGACTACACCGAGGAATTCGATCCCTCGAAGTACGGTATGGCCGACAGCTACGACGAGGCCGGGAACTACATCTTCCCGGAGGGCTTCGACGCCGAGACCAACGAGTGGCTCGAGGGCTTCGACAAGCAGCGTGAAGAGTGGGAGGCCCGGTACGCCGAGGCCGAGCGCCGTCACAAGATGCACACCGTCCAGATGGAGAAGTCTGCGGCAGCTGCCGAGGCAGAGGCCGCGGCCGCGTCCACGAGCAGCTCCTCGCGTTCCGACGATTCGGGTTCGCAGGGTGGTTCGCTCGCCAACGACGAGCAGCTCGCCGCTTTGCGCGAGAAGCTGGCGGGCAACGCCTAA
- the coaE gene encoding dephospho-CoA kinase — MLRIGLTGGIGAGKSTVSRTLAECGAFIVDSDVIAREVVEPGTPGLAALVEAFGESILHPDGALDRPALAAIAFQDDAHRATLNAIVHPLVGARRAELMATAGEDAIVVEDIPLLTENSLAAFYHLVLVVHADVETRVARLAAHRGMNEQDARARVAAQASDEQRRAIADVWLDNSGDTEVLAQTVRDLWAERLLPYAHNLRTRQRAPWEPELVPADPTWPVQAQRVINRLAVACGSKALRIDHIGSTAVAGLDAKDVIDVQVTVESLDVADALADPLAAIGLPPIPGITADDPHDADIARWGKRIHAAADPGRAVLVHLRVEGWPGQRFALIFRDWLRSDQQVRAEYLAVKQAAARAAAAADGDPGAYVDAKEPWFAQAYPRALAWAEQSGWTP; from the coding sequence ATGTTGCGTATTGGGCTAACCGGGGGAATCGGCGCGGGAAAGTCCACGGTGTCGCGGACTCTCGCCGAATGCGGGGCCTTCATCGTGGACAGCGATGTGATCGCGCGCGAGGTGGTGGAACCCGGCACCCCCGGCCTGGCGGCATTGGTCGAAGCTTTCGGAGAATCGATCCTGCACCCCGATGGCGCGTTGGACAGGCCCGCACTGGCGGCGATCGCATTTCAGGACGACGCGCACCGTGCCACCCTCAATGCGATCGTGCATCCGCTGGTCGGGGCGCGCCGGGCCGAATTGATGGCCACCGCAGGCGAGGATGCCATTGTGGTGGAAGATATCCCGCTACTGACCGAGAACTCGCTCGCGGCGTTCTACCACCTGGTGCTGGTGGTTCACGCGGACGTCGAAACCCGGGTGGCACGGCTTGCCGCGCATCGCGGAATGAATGAGCAGGATGCTCGCGCACGCGTTGCGGCGCAGGCCTCCGACGAACAGCGACGCGCCATTGCCGATGTGTGGCTGGACAATTCAGGTGATACCGAGGTGCTCGCGCAGACTGTTCGTGACCTCTGGGCCGAACGGCTGCTGCCCTACGCGCACAATCTGCGCACCCGTCAACGCGCACCCTGGGAGCCCGAGCTGGTGCCCGCGGATCCGACGTGGCCGGTGCAGGCGCAACGCGTCATCAACAGGCTTGCGGTGGCGTGCGGCTCCAAGGCGCTGCGGATCGACCATATCGGCTCCACCGCCGTAGCCGGGCTCGACGCCAAGGATGTCATCGATGTTCAGGTGACCGTTGAATCTCTCGACGTGGCGGACGCACTGGCGGATCCTCTGGCCGCAATCGGGCTGCCGCCGATACCGGGTATCACCGCGGACGATCCCCATGATGCCGATATCGCTAGGTGGGGCAAGCGCATTCACGCCGCCGCGGATCCGGGACGTGCTGTGCTGGTGCATCTGCGGGTGGAGGGGTGGCCGGGGCAGCGGTTCGCATTGATCTTCCGGGATTGGCTGCGATCCGATCAGCAGGTGCGCGCAGAGTACCTCGCCGTCAAACAAGCCGCCGCGCGCGCGGCGGCGGCGGCCGACGGCGATCCCGGCGCCTACGTCGATGCGAAGGAACCCTGGTTCGCGCAGGCATACCCCAGAGCGTTGGCGTGGGCCGAGCAATCAGGGTGGACACCCTAG
- a CDS encoding TetR family transcriptional regulator, with amino-acid sequence MAQLTFQRARTDEKKRQRAAAIVEAARSLAVESGVTSVTLTAVANRAGVHYSAVRRYFSSHKEVLLHLAAEGWTRWSATVCAALAEPGPDSPARVAESLVHGLVEDPLFCDLLANQHLHLEHEVDVERVAEVKQISNVAVMSIAESIERVLPQIGRKGSLDILVAGFSLAAMLWQIAHPPEGLEHDYRSEPGVPADWSLDFEPALTRLLTATCVGIVEQKH; translated from the coding sequence GTGGCGCAACTGACATTCCAACGCGCCCGAACTGACGAAAAGAAACGTCAGCGGGCCGCAGCAATCGTGGAAGCTGCACGGTCGCTGGCGGTGGAATCCGGCGTCACCTCGGTGACTCTGACGGCCGTCGCCAATCGCGCTGGGGTGCATTACTCCGCCGTTCGGCGGTACTTCAGCTCCCATAAGGAAGTGCTGTTGCATCTGGCCGCCGAAGGCTGGACCCGGTGGTCTGCGACAGTATGCGCGGCGCTTGCCGAACCTGGCCCCGACTCCCCCGCCCGCGTGGCCGAGTCGCTGGTACACGGACTCGTCGAGGATCCCTTGTTCTGCGATCTGCTGGCCAACCAGCATCTGCATCTGGAGCACGAGGTCGATGTGGAACGCGTCGCCGAGGTCAAGCAGATCAGTAACGTGGCCGTCATGTCGATCGCCGAGTCGATCGAACGCGTCCTGCCGCAGATCGGGCGCAAGGGCTCGCTGGACATCTTGGTCGCCGGGTTCTCACTTGCCGCGATGCTGTGGCAGATCGCGCATCCCCCCGAGGGGCTTGAACACGACTATCGCAGCGAGCCGGGTGTCCCCGCGGACTGGAGTCTGGACTTCGAACCCGCGCTGACCAGGCTTTTGACCGCTACCTGTGTCGGCATCGTCGAGCAGAAACACTGA
- a CDS encoding MmpS family transport accessory protein: MVLVLVIAGFAVWRIRGIFGSHQLPTYAGSMTDDKNNSKPKHVLYEIFGPPGTIADINYIDKEGEPHQINGAVLPWSIEIITTAPSMTGNILAQTRNADGLGCRITANDEKKDERYTNEVSAYVYCFVKSA; encoded by the coding sequence ATGGTCCTCGTCCTGGTCATCGCGGGCTTCGCGGTCTGGCGGATTCGTGGCATCTTCGGCTCGCATCAGCTGCCCACCTACGCCGGCAGCATGACCGACGACAAAAACAACTCCAAGCCCAAGCACGTGCTCTACGAAATCTTCGGCCCTCCCGGCACCATTGCCGACATCAACTACATCGACAAGGAAGGTGAACCGCATCAGATCAATGGTGCGGTCCTGCCCTGGTCGATCGAGATCATTACGACCGCGCCGTCGATGACGGGCAACATCCTGGCCCAGACCCGCAACGCCGACGGGCTGGGTTGCCGTATCACGGCCAACGATGAGAAAAAAGATGAAAGGTATACCAACGAGGTGAGCGCCTACGTCTACTGCTTTGTGAAGTCCGCATGA
- a CDS encoding MMPL/RND family transporter: MSGSHPGRSAAEPTFLAKWIRRLSIPIVIAWLAIVFALNTFVPQLEQVGKEHTVSLSPQSAPSMQAMKHMGKMFKESDSDSVVMIVLEGQERLGPGSHKFYDEMVGRLRADTKHVQHVQDFWGDPLTEAGAQSTDGKATYVQVNLAGNMGETLSNESTEAARNIVKQLEADWTKDGTKLPDGLTVYVTGPGALQTDMNHAGDGSLQLITGLTFLVIVVMLLFFYRSIFTVIMVFMLVGIQLSAARGVIAFLGNTEIIGLSTFAVNLLVMLSIAAGTDYAIFLIGRYQEARAMGADKDAAYYEMFHGTAHVILGSGMTIAGAMYCLSFTRMPYFQTLGVPCSVGLLVGVLVSLTLGPALITIGSRFGLFEPKRAMRIRTWRKIGTTIVRWPGPVLAAAMSIAIIGLAALPGYKTSYDDKKYIPKDIPANAGFQAADRHFSQARMNPEMLLIESDHDMRNSADFLVIDKVAKAVFRVPGIARVQAITRPQGTPIEHSSIPFLISMQSVGQLQNMKLMKDRMADMKVQADKMGENVVIMKRTLANMTTMAGITHSLVGDMHTLQGTIHEMRDSISNFDDWFRPIRNYLYWEKHCFDIPMCWAIRSIFDVLDKIDEMTETMDGMVVNMERMDQLMPKMVSDMSAMVPIMEDMQQMMLTQHSTMSGFYNQMDEMSQNSTAMGKAFDAAKNDDSFYLPPEIFDNADFKRGMKSFLSPDGKAVRMIISHRGDPATPEGLSHVEPIKQAAIEAVKGTPLEDAKIELGGTAAVFKDMSDGARYDLMIAGISALCLIFLIMLLITRSFVASLVIVGTVALSLGASFGLSVIIWQYILGIELHWLVMQMAIIVLLAVGSDYNLLLVSRLKEELHGGLKTGIIRSMGGTGSVVTSAGLVFAFTMAVMVVSDLRIIGQVGTTIALGLLFDTLIVRSFMTPAVATLLGRWFWWPLNVRTRPLPPPRTPEGAEPAPSPVPAGPAHGDDPITTEFPRPSV; the protein is encoded by the coding sequence ATGAGCGGGTCACACCCAGGACGTTCGGCAGCGGAGCCTACCTTTTTGGCCAAGTGGATTCGCCGGTTGTCGATTCCCATTGTCATCGCCTGGCTGGCCATCGTCTTCGCCCTGAACACCTTTGTTCCGCAATTGGAGCAGGTGGGCAAGGAACACACCGTTTCGCTGAGCCCGCAGAGTGCGCCGTCGATGCAGGCGATGAAGCACATGGGCAAGATGTTCAAGGAGTCCGACTCCGACAGCGTCGTCATGATCGTGCTCGAAGGGCAGGAGCGGCTCGGCCCCGGCTCGCACAAGTTCTACGACGAGATGGTCGGGCGGCTGCGTGCCGACACCAAACACGTTCAGCACGTTCAGGATTTCTGGGGTGATCCGCTCACCGAGGCCGGGGCGCAAAGCACCGACGGCAAGGCCACCTACGTCCAGGTGAACCTGGCCGGAAACATGGGTGAGACGCTGTCCAACGAGTCGACCGAGGCAGCTCGTAACATCGTCAAACAACTTGAGGCCGATTGGACCAAGGACGGCACCAAGCTGCCCGACGGACTCACGGTGTACGTCACCGGCCCGGGTGCCCTGCAGACCGACATGAACCACGCCGGTGACGGCAGCCTCCAGCTCATCACGGGACTGACCTTCCTCGTCATCGTGGTGATGCTGCTGTTCTTCTATCGATCGATCTTCACCGTGATCATGGTGTTCATGCTGGTCGGTATCCAGCTGAGCGCGGCGCGCGGCGTGATCGCGTTCCTCGGCAACACCGAAATCATCGGGTTGTCCACCTTCGCGGTGAACCTGCTGGTGATGCTCTCCATCGCCGCGGGTACCGACTACGCCATCTTCCTGATCGGTCGTTATCAGGAAGCCCGCGCGATGGGCGCCGACAAGGATGCGGCGTACTACGAGATGTTCCACGGCACCGCGCACGTGATTCTCGGTTCGGGTATGACCATCGCCGGCGCCATGTACTGCCTGAGCTTCACCCGCATGCCCTACTTCCAGACCCTGGGCGTGCCCTGCTCGGTAGGCTTGCTTGTCGGCGTGCTCGTATCGCTCACGCTGGGTCCGGCCTTGATCACCATCGGTAGCCGCTTCGGACTCTTCGAACCCAAGCGCGCCATGCGTATTCGCACCTGGCGCAAGATCGGGACGACGATCGTGCGCTGGCCGGGCCCGGTCCTGGCGGCCGCCATGTCCATCGCGATCATCGGTCTGGCCGCATTGCCCGGCTACAAGACCAGCTACGACGACAAGAAGTACATTCCCAAGGACATTCCCGCCAACGCGGGCTTCCAGGCTGCCGACCGGCACTTCTCCCAGGCCCGGATGAATCCGGAGATGCTCCTCATCGAGTCCGATCACGATATGCGCAACTCGGCGGACTTCCTGGTGATCGACAAGGTCGCCAAGGCCGTTTTCCGGGTGCCGGGAATCGCTCGGGTGCAAGCGATTACGCGTCCGCAGGGGACACCGATCGAGCACAGCTCCATCCCGTTCCTCATCAGCATGCAAAGCGTGGGCCAGCTGCAGAACATGAAGCTGATGAAGGACCGCATGGCCGATATGAAGGTCCAGGCCGACAAGATGGGCGAAAACGTCGTCATCATGAAGCGGACCCTGGCCAATATGACCACCATGGCGGGCATTACCCACTCACTGGTCGGCGATATGCACACGCTGCAGGGCACCATCCACGAGATGCGGGACAGCATCTCGAACTTCGATGACTGGTTCCGGCCGATTCGCAACTACCTGTACTGGGAGAAGCACTGCTTCGACATCCCGATGTGCTGGGCCATCCGGTCGATCTTCGATGTACTCGACAAGATCGATGAGATGACCGAAACCATGGACGGCATGGTCGTCAACATGGAGCGGATGGATCAGTTGATGCCCAAGATGGTGTCGGACATGTCGGCGATGGTTCCGATCATGGAAGACATGCAGCAGATGATGCTGACGCAGCACAGCACCATGTCTGGCTTCTACAACCAAATGGACGAGATGAGCCAGAACTCGACCGCCATGGGTAAGGCGTTCGATGCGGCCAAGAACGACGACTCCTTCTATCTGCCTCCCGAGATCTTCGACAACGCGGACTTCAAACGAGGGATGAAATCGTTCCTCTCGCCGGACGGCAAGGCAGTCCGGATGATCATCTCGCACCGCGGCGATCCCGCGACACCCGAAGGCCTTTCGCATGTCGAGCCGATCAAGCAGGCCGCGATCGAGGCCGTCAAGGGCACGCCCCTCGAGGACGCCAAGATCGAATTGGGTGGTACCGCCGCAGTCTTCAAGGACATGTCCGACGGCGCCAGGTACGACCTGATGATCGCGGGCATCTCCGCACTGTGCCTGATCTTCCTGATCATGCTGCTGATCACCCGAAGCTTCGTGGCCTCGCTGGTGATCGTGGGTACCGTCGCGCTGTCCCTCGGCGCCTCATTCGGTTTGTCGGTCATCATCTGGCAGTACATCCTCGGTATCGAATTGCACTGGCTTGTCATGCAGATGGCGATCATCGTGCTGCTGGCTGTGGGCTCCGACTACAACCTGTTGTTGGTATCGCGCCTCAAGGAGGAGCTACACGGCGGGCTGAAGACCGGCATCATCCGGTCGATGGGCGGTACCGGCAGCGTGGTGACCTCGGCGGGTCTGGTCTTCGCATTCACCATGGCCGTGATGGTGGTCAGCGATCTGCGCATCATCGGCCAGGTGGGTACGACGATCGCGCTGGGTCTGCTCTTCGACACGCTGATCGTCCGGTCTTTCATGACACCGGCCGTGGCGACACTGCTGGGACGTTGGTTCTGGTGGCCGCTGAATGTGCGCACCCGGCCGTTGCCCCCGCCCCGGACGCCCGAGGGCGCGGAGCCCGCACCGTCGCCGGTGCCGGCCGGGCCGGCCCATGGCGATGACCCCATTACGACGGAGTTCCCCCGACCTTCTGTGTAA
- a CDS encoding MmpS family transport accessory protein: MSRAWIPLVVVLVVAAAAFGVYRLHGVFGSTNINQAIGIKDDSKNIIPKDIVYEIFGPAGTKGEVNYLDDRAQPQRAVFTTLPWKLTITTTMTSVFANVVAMGDSDEIGCRILSNGEVKDEQNASNHNAQVFCMVKSA; encoded by the coding sequence TTGTCGCGGGCATGGATCCCGCTCGTCGTTGTGCTGGTGGTCGCGGCCGCCGCATTCGGCGTCTATCGGCTCCACGGGGTGTTCGGTTCGACCAACATCAATCAGGCGATCGGCATCAAGGATGACTCCAAGAACATCATCCCCAAGGACATCGTCTACGAGATCTTTGGCCCCGCGGGGACAAAGGGTGAGGTGAACTATCTGGACGATAGGGCCCAGCCGCAGCGTGCGGTCTTTACCACGCTGCCGTGGAAGCTGACCATCACGACGACCATGACTTCTGTCTTCGCCAATGTCGTCGCGATGGGGGATAGCGACGAAATCGGCTGCCGCATTCTGTCCAACGGTGAAGTCAAGGACGAACAAAACGCGTCCAACCACAACGCCCAAGTCTTCTGCATGGTGAAATCTGCATGA
- a CDS encoding MMPL/RND family transporter, with amino-acid sequence MSTHSAPTQGATQKPSRIARFIHTFSVPIILAWLVLTVIVNVVVPQLEEVGKEHSVSLASKDAPSYQAIKRQGELFEQFKDDSMVMVLLENDTKFSTDMNDKPHTFYREMVKRLRADTKHVEYAQDFWGDRITAGGAQSVDEKSAYVQLNLRGDQGTTTGKESVTAVQDIVAKLIDESKKNGTYPDGLKVFVTGQAALTMDMNDAGDKSMLKMTGITFIVIAVMLLLIYRSITTVLLILFMVFVELGAARGVVAILGNSEIIGLSTFAVNLLTSLAIAAGTDYAIFQIGRYHELRAEGKDRLESFYIMYHSVSHVILGSGLTIAGATFCLKFTRLPYFESLGVPCAIGMLVVVAASLTIGPAVILVATKFGLLESKRTIKNRTWRKVGTAIVRWPGPILAVTMIIALLGLGILPSYSVNYNDRYYIPGSLPSIQGFQASDRHFSKARMNPDILIVEADKDLRTPANMLVLDRIAKNVFRTEGINKVQSMTRPMGAPIDHSSVPFQVSMQSVSMTENMNYLKNSMSDMLKMTDDMGSMIAIMERMYSLMKELTGVTHHMATVTTPDMIHVADEMRDNMANFDDFYRPLRNYLYWEKHCFDIPMCWSMRSLFDALDGIDKLTESMRGLLDDVVNMDRLMPQVVEQLPPMIAITKNMRNTMLTMYSTMNGMIGQMDRMTDTATVMGQAFDEAKNDDFFYLPPEAFDNEDFKKGVKLMMSPDGKAAQFIITHEGDYASKESLANTEVELKAAKNAIKGTPLDEAKLYLGGTAPTYHDIGEMVKYDLMIAVVASLCLIFVIMLVITRSLVAAFTIVGTIAISLGASFGLSVLLWQHILGLQLHWFVLPFTVIILLAVGSDYNLLLVSRFKEELHGGLNTAILRGVGGSGSVATQAGLVFAFTMGSMITSDLIAIGQAGSAICLGLLFDTFIIRAFMTPAIAALMGRWFWWPMKVSKYATDPPPPPVPVEQQVLPPAPVPVGPSPGPVHDEAVTTEFPRPQV; translated from the coding sequence ATGAGTACACACAGCGCTCCCACCCAAGGCGCCACTCAAAAGCCTTCGCGCATAGCGCGTTTCATTCACACGTTCTCCGTACCGATTATTCTTGCCTGGCTGGTGTTGACCGTCATCGTCAACGTGGTTGTGCCACAGCTCGAAGAGGTCGGTAAAGAGCATTCGGTGTCGCTGGCGTCCAAGGATGCACCGTCATACCAGGCCATCAAGCGTCAGGGTGAACTGTTCGAGCAGTTCAAGGACGACAGCATGGTCATGGTCCTGCTGGAGAACGACACCAAGTTCTCTACGGACATGAACGACAAGCCGCACACCTTCTACCGCGAGATGGTGAAGCGTCTGCGGGCCGACACCAAACATGTGGAGTACGCCCAGGACTTCTGGGGTGACCGCATCACTGCCGGTGGCGCGCAGAGTGTCGACGAAAAATCTGCTTACGTTCAGCTGAATCTCCGTGGGGATCAAGGCACGACGACGGGCAAGGAGTCCGTTACCGCGGTCCAGGACATCGTCGCCAAGCTCATCGACGAGAGCAAGAAGAACGGCACCTACCCGGACGGTCTCAAGGTCTTCGTCACCGGTCAGGCGGCGCTGACCATGGACATGAACGACGCCGGTGACAAGAGCATGCTCAAGATGACGGGCATCACGTTCATCGTCATCGCCGTCATGCTGCTCCTCATCTACCGGTCGATTACGACGGTGCTGCTCATCTTGTTCATGGTGTTCGTGGAACTGGGAGCCGCCCGCGGCGTGGTCGCGATCCTGGGTAATTCCGAGATCATCGGTCTGTCGACGTTCGCGGTGAACCTGCTTACCTCGCTCGCGATCGCCGCCGGTACGGACTATGCGATCTTCCAGATCGGCCGATATCACGAGCTACGGGCCGAGGGTAAGGACCGCCTCGAGTCCTTCTACATCATGTATCACAGTGTTTCGCACGTGATCTTGGGATCTGGTCTGACCATTGCCGGCGCTACGTTCTGCTTGAAGTTCACCCGCCTGCCGTACTTCGAGTCCTTGGGTGTGCCGTGTGCGATCGGCATGCTCGTCGTGGTCGCCGCATCGCTGACCATCGGGCCCGCGGTGATACTTGTCGCGACGAAGTTCGGGCTGCTGGAATCCAAGCGGACCATCAAGAACCGGACGTGGCGCAAGGTCGGCACCGCCATCGTGCGCTGGCCGGGGCCGATCCTGGCGGTCACCATGATCATCGCGCTGCTGGGGCTGGGCATTCTTCCGTCGTACTCGGTCAACTACAACGACCGGTATTACATCCCGGGCAGCCTGCCCTCGATCCAGGGATTCCAGGCCTCGGACCGGCACTTCTCGAAGGCGAGAATGAACCCGGACATCCTGATCGTCGAGGCGGACAAGGATCTGCGGACTCCGGCGAACATGCTGGTGCTGGACCGTATTGCCAAAAACGTCTTCCGTACCGAGGGCATCAACAAGGTGCAGAGCATGACCCGCCCCATGGGTGCGCCTATCGACCACAGCTCGGTGCCGTTCCAGGTGAGTATGCAATCGGTGTCGATGACCGAGAACATGAATTACCTCAAGAACAGCATGTCGGACATGTTGAAGATGACCGACGATATGGGTTCGATGATCGCGATCATGGAGCGCATGTACAGCCTCATGAAGGAATTGACGGGCGTAACGCACCATATGGCGACTGTTACGACACCGGACATGATTCATGTTGCCGATGAAATGCGCGACAATATGGCGAATTTCGACGATTTCTACCGCCCATTGCGCAATTACCTGTACTGGGAAAAGCACTGCTTCGATATTCCTATGTGCTGGTCCATGCGTTCGCTATTCGATGCGCTCGATGGCATCGACAAGCTCACGGAAAGCATGCGTGGGCTGCTGGATGACGTGGTCAACATGGACAGGCTGATGCCGCAGGTGGTGGAGCAGCTACCACCCATGATCGCCATCACGAAGAACATGCGAAACACCATGCTGACCATGTACAGCACGATGAACGGCATGATCGGCCAGATGGATCGCATGACCGACACCGCCACGGTGATGGGTCAGGCATTCGATGAGGCGAAGAACGATGACTTCTTCTACCTGCCGCCGGAAGCTTTCGACAACGAAGACTTCAAGAAGGGCGTCAAGCTGATGATGTCGCCGGACGGCAAGGCCGCGCAGTTCATCATCACGCACGAGGGTGACTACGCCAGCAAGGAGTCGCTCGCCAACACCGAGGTCGAACTCAAGGCCGCCAAGAACGCCATCAAGGGCACACCGCTGGACGAGGCCAAGCTCTATCTCGGCGGCACCGCCCCGACGTATCACGACATCGGGGAGATGGTGAAGTACGACCTGATGATCGCGGTCGTCGCGTCGTTGTGCCTGATCTTCGTCATCATGCTGGTCATTACGCGAAGTCTCGTGGCGGCGTTCACGATCGTCGGCACCATCGCGATATCGCTGGGTGCGTCCTTCGGCCTTTCGGTACTGCTGTGGCAGCACATCCTTGGCCTGCAGCTGCACTGGTTCGTGCTGCCGTTCACGGTCATCATCTTGTTGGCGGTCGGATCGGACTACAACCTGCTACTGGTGTCCAGATTCAAGGAAGAGCTGCATGGTGGCCTGAACACCGCGATCCTGCGCGGTGTGGGCGGCTCGGGCAGCGTGGCCACCCAGGCGGGTCTGGTGTTCGCGTTCACCATGGGTTCGATGATCACCAGTGATCTCATCGCGATCGGACAGGCCGGCTCGGCCATCTGCCTGGGTCTGCTCTTCGACACCTTCATCATCCGGGCATTCATGACGCCGGCGATCGCCGCCCTGATGGGCCGGTGGTTCTGGTGGCCGATGAAGGTGAGCAAGTACGCGACAGATCCGCCGCCGCCTCCGGTGCCCGTCGAGCAACAGGTTCTGCCGCCGGCTCCTGTTCCGGTGGGCCCGAGTCCGGGGCCCGTGCATGACGAAGCGGTCACCACGGAGTTCCCCCGGCCGCAGGTCTAG
- a CDS encoding DUF5078 domain-containing protein, whose product MRLNSIRAYLRGPARSAGIAIVTAGIAASTFPAIASADSTDDYPVPRRMLKTTCTAEQYLAAVRDYDPIYYTRYMIDKNNKPQQVQDATIDRIHQFFAKDYAGRREESEVFAVNYPPEGLTSQWPNWGKIFFNNKGVVAKGTENCSKYPSDMSVWDGP is encoded by the coding sequence ATGCGCCTGAACTCTATTCGTGCTTATCTTCGTGGTCCCGCCCGCAGCGCGGGAATTGCGATAGTCACCGCGGGAATTGCCGCGAGCACATTTCCCGCTATCGCCTCCGCAGACTCCACCGATGATTACCCGGTTCCCCGGCGAATGCTGAAGACCACATGTACAGCGGAGCAGTATCTGGCCGCCGTTCGCGATTATGACCCCATCTACTACACGCGGTACATGATCGACAAGAACAACAAGCCTCAGCAGGTCCAGGACGCGACGATCGATCGCATTCACCAATTCTTCGCCAAGGACTACGCAGGTCGTCGTGAAGAGTCCGAGGTCTTCGCGGTTAACTACCCGCCCGAGGGGCTGACATCGCAGTGGCCCAACTGGGGCAAGATCTTCTTCAACAACAAGGGTGTCGTTGCCAAGGGCACCGAGAATTGCAGCAAGTACCCGTCCGATATGTCGGTCTGGGACGGCCCGTAA